The Dietzia sp. ANT_WB102 region CCTGGGCGCAGGACCTGCTGAATCGTGGCCTCGCATTTAATGCGCACGAAGTGCTCGAAGGCGCCTGGAAGAGTTGCCCCGACGCCGAGCGCACCCTCTGGCAGGGCCTGGCCCAACTAGCCGTCGGCATTACCCACGTTCAGCGCGGCAACATCAAGGGCGCGTTGACGCTACTCGAGCGTGCGGCAGAACGTATCAAGATCAATAGTCCTCCCGCTCCGTACGGAATTGATACGCGCGGGCTGACCTCTTACGCCGAGCAACTCGCCGCCGAACTCCGACGGGGCGGCGTTCCCACGCCAGATCGGTTGATGCCTCGCCTGACAGTTCAGATCACTGATTGACTGGTCGGCGGTAAAGATCTGAGCCTGCTCCCCTCCCCACTCCGAGGGGTAGGTTCGGGCGGTGGTAAAGCTCGTCCAAACCGGTGCTGCACTCGCGCCGATCATCGTGGTCCTCGAGCTCCTATCTTCGCTTGATCCCTCTCTTCGCGAAGTTACGGCCGAACCGTAAGCGACTGAGACACCGTGCCGAGCGGACCGTTCTGGTCGTGAATCACGCTGGCAGTGAGTCCGAGACCGCCCGAACCAAACGTCACTCGTGTGTCGAATCCAATCCACTCCCCGACCGGTACTCGCACCAGATGCGCCCCCAGGTCGATGTTCGGATATCGCACCATCTTCGGATCGGCGCGGACCGCCATCCCGTTGGCGATGTCGAACAGGCCAGCCACCCGCGCGAGGGTGCTGATCTCCTCACCTGCTAGGAGCGGAACGTCGGTACGCACCCAATAGCGAGCTCTACCTGGCCCATCAAATATGCGTTTCACCTCGGCGGACGCGAGGTAGCCGCCGCCCCAAAGCGTCGTGGGGTCCCACGGTTGCATCTCATCCGGCGCGGGGATGGGATCAAAGCCGTGACCAGCAACTTCGGTGGTATCGCGGGGCTGCTGCAACCAGGCCCGCAGCCGAATCCCGTCCCTGTCGCAGTGTCCATAGTTGGCCTCCACCAGTTCGATGGTTCTTCCCGGCCGGATCACCTCGATCTCCACGTCCACTGCATCCATCGGGACGACGCCCAATATTTCGTAGGACAGGCGGGAGATGATCATGGGATCGTCGCGACGGGCGGCGAGATCGCGCTCGACCTCATGGACGAGCAGTCCGAGCGCCGGCCCGATGTGCTGCATCGACTCGTCCCACGCCCCGCTGACGTGTTTTGTCGGGCGGAATGAGCCTGGTCCGAGACGCTCGAAATACGCCATCGCCATCCTCCAGTCAGTGAGTGATGATTAACTGAAAGCGTACACACCAGTGTTGGGAGAAACGATGCAAGACGAGACGTTCGACGAGTTCACCGCCCCGCTCGACGACAGGTATCTAGAGGACTACACGGAGGGCGCGCGGTACCGATTCGGCGAGGAATCGGTGGATGTCGACGAGATCATAGAGTTCGCTCGCCGCTACGACCCACAGTCCATCCACACCGACCCCGACGCCGCGGCAGCCGGCCCCTTCGGCGGGCTCATCGCCAGTGGCTGGCAGACGGCCGCATTGATGATGCGCCTGTTCGCGGACAACTACCTCACCAGTGTGGCGAGTCTCGCCTCACCAGGAATCGACGAGCTGAGGTGGGTGCGTCCGCTCCGACCGGGCGACCGTCTGATTCTGCTCTGCGAGACCACCGGAGTGCGTCGCTCGCGGACTAAGCCTGACCGCGGTGTACTCACGACTGATGTCACACTGATCAATCAGGACGGGGACCCGATACTGACCGCCACGGCGATGAACATGGTCGCGTGCCGCGACTGACACCGCGCCGCCTCGCCGCCGGGAATGCAGGGGCGACGAACCGCACTTCCGCCGAATCCGGCCCGCGTTCCCGCAGGCTCGGGACCACCCTCCCCGCGACTACAGCCGGGGGGTGAGGTGGAAGACGGGCAATTCCCGAGTGGTGCGCTGTGCATAGATCTCATAGTTCGGCCACACCCGCACCGCCACGGACCATGCGTCTCGCCGCTCGTCGACGTCCAGTTCCCGCACGTCCACGGCCATCCGAGTTCCGTAGACCGAGATCGCAACCTCCCCGTCGCCGGCAAACCGGAGGTTATGGACCCATACCGGCGTCTTCTGCCCACCCCAGTTCGAACCGACGATGATCAGACCGTTGCCCCAGGACGCACACAGCAGCGGTGTACTGCGTAGCGCTCCGCTTTTACGGCCGGGAACATGCAGGGTGAGAGTGGGCAGTCCCGCGAGTCGCAAGAGCGGCACCCGGCCACGGGAGATCCGGTTGAGTCGTCGATCCAGCGTCACCACGAGGTGCGAGTTGTCCTTGGTGGCGTCCTGACGCCCGAACCACACGGCGATCGGGGTGAGAAGATTGCCCATAGACGAACCTTATGTCGTGGACCAGTCCTCTCGCCGCCCGACCGGCTCACCAGCTGTCGCGAGTAGCTGGACAGACTCAACCCATCCACTACGCAGGCCCGCCTCCACTGCCGCGAGGTGGAACGCCCACATTCGCCGGTAGACGGCGTCGAAACCCAGCGCGGCGGCATCCCTGCCTCGGTGGGCGAATGTCTCCGACCACAGGCGCACGGTCTCGGCATGGTGCGCGGTCATCTCCACCCTTCCCCGGAAGGTGAGTCTGGGCGCGCGGTCGATCATCTCTACCAGCTCCGACCACGGCACCGGCGGCCCGGCATCGGAAACGTATCTGGATCCCCACGCGGCCAACTCCATGACCGCGGGGGTGGGCCGGCCCGGTGACACCGTCGTATGAACCCCCAGACGCCCTCCCGGCCCGAGCACTCTGTCTGCAGTGGCTATCACCTCGGCGTGCCCGGCGTCACCGGCCGTCACACCGGGGTCAACCGCGACAACGGCGTCGACCGCACCGGTGATATCTGACGGAGCCCCGAGGAACAGCGAGATATCCTCGTCCAGACCTGCAGCGGTGAACCGAGACCCGAGGGCCGCCAGTCTCTCCGTAGACCACGTCATTGTCCGCACATGCGCCCCGCGCTCTGCCGCGCGCATCGGCAACTCTCCCCATCCCGGTGTAGCCACCAGTGCGCGGGCTCCCGCCCCGACCCCGGACAGGGTAAGCAAACTGTCGGCGGACCGACGTTGGGCGTCACCGAGGTCCGAGCGACGGGGTAGCGCTGCCGGTGCCTCCAGGTGAACGACATCGGTGCCGTCGTCCAGCCGGACACGGGTCCGCGCCCCGGATGCGAACACGGCGCCCGAGGTCGACATGGTTTCGTCCGTGTACAGGGAGGTCAGCGCGCCCGGGATCGAGTCCCCCAACTCGACATTGGCCGACCCGCGGCGACGGCGCCCCCCGCTGGCGGTGCCACGGCCGTCCCGGCCGTACGCACGTTCACCGGGGTGGGCACAGTCGGCGTTCGTCGCGACCCATGGAGCCAACGCTGCGACAGCGGCGCACAGGTCCGACGTGGCCCAATCACCCGCCATGAACGACTCTCCGAGCCCCACCACCCCTGCGTCCGCTAACCGAGCCCAGAAATGATCAGGTTCGCGGAGCACCACTCGCACCGGGGCGTCGTATTCGCCGGCCGCGGAGGAATCGGGGTAGTCAATCCGCACACCGAGTTCGCGCGCCGAACGACGAAGCGCCTGCGCGATAAGCCCCGACGTCTGTCCCCCCGACCCGGGCGGTGGGGCGAGCGCAGGCCAGCGCTCGAGGTCGACGGTCTGCGGTTCGACTCTGACCACCCTGTCCCTCCTTGTGGGCCTCACGTCAGGTGGACGGTACCGCCGCCTGGGCGTCCGCCCGGGCAGGCGCGTCGGGGGGCCGCCGCACCCACCTGTGGTGCGGCGATGTGTGCACAGGGTCAGGCGTAGCACTATCCTGGGATCTTGTGCCCGGCGTCATCCCGCGCGGGCCCCAGACCAACGAGGCCACCGAGCCCGTCACACCAGACCAGCCTCATCAGGAGCCGCCATGACCGAGCCCGCAACCGACCAGGTCACAGCCAGCACACCGGCTGGCCGCCGGCACCGCGTCGTCATCATCGGCTCCGGTTTCGGCGGGTTGTTCGCCGCCCAGCAGCTCGCCAAGTCGGACGTCGATGTGACCCTCGTGGCCAGGACCGGCCACCACCTCTTCCAGCCGCTGTTGTATCAAGTGGCGACCGGCATCCTCTCGGTCGGCGAGATCGCCCCGCCGACGCGGCTCATCCTGCGCGACCAGAAGAACGCCACCGTGGTCCTCGGCGACGTCGACACAATCGACGTGGCCGGCAAGAAGATCCACGCCTCAGCAGGTCACATCGACTTCGAACTCGAATACGACAGCATGATCGTCGCCGCGGGCGCGAACCAGTCCTACTTCGGAAACGACCATTTCGAGCAGTGGGCGCCTGGCATGAAGACAGTCGACGACGCACTCGAGTTACGCAGTCGCATCCTCGGCTGCTTCGAGCAGGCCGAAGTGATCGATGACGAGGAGGAGCGCCGCCGACTGCTGACCTTCATCATCGTCGGCGCTGGGCCCACCGGTGTCGAGATGGCCGGCCAGGTCGCTGAGCTAGCGCAGCACACCCTCAAAGACAGCTTCCGGCGCATCGACCCGGCTTCCGCCCGCGTGATCCTCCTCGACGCTGCCCCCGCGGTGTTACCACCATTCGGAAACAACCTCGGCAACGCGGCCCGCGCCCGTCTCGAGAAGATGGGCGTCGAGATCCAACTCAACGCGATGGTCACGAACGTTGACTATCAGGGCATCGAGGTCAAAGACCCGGACGGATCGGTTCGCCGGATCGACGCCTCGTGCAAGATCTGGTCCGCCGGGGTCAAGGCCAGCCCCCTCGGCAAGCAACTCGCGGACCAGACCGATGCGCAGATCGACCGCGCCGGTCGCGTGCTCGTCAACAAGGACCTGTCACTACCCGGCCACCCCGAGATCTTCGTCGTGGGCGACATGATGAGTCTCGACAACCTGCCCGGTGTCGCACAGGTCGCCATCCAGGGCGGCAAGTATGCCGCGAAACAGATCATGGCCGAGGTGGAGAAGGGACGTACCCCGGCCGAGCGGCGACCGTTCAAATACTTCGACAAGGGCTCCATGGCCACGGTGTCGCGCTACAGTGCGGTCGTGAAGATGGGCCCCATAGAGATCTCGGGATTCATCGCCTGGGTCATGTGGCTGGTCGTGCACCTCGCCTACCTGATCGGCTTCAAGAACCGGATCACCACAATGTTCTCGTGGGGGATGCACATGGGCGGCGACCACCGCTCGCAGCTGACCTCCACCAAACAGTGGGTCTACGCTCGCCAGGCCATCGAGCGGGTGGCTGCGGATGAAGCAGCCGCGCTCCGGTCCGCCGAGCAGTCTCGTGTCGAGGCGCGGGAGTCGTCCTCTGCCACTGCCACCTGAGCGGGAGTACAGCACGACGCGCCCGGCGGGGAATCCGCCGGGCGCGTTCTGCCTTCAACAGACGGGGCTTCGGTTCCGGCTACTGCAGATTTGCGAGCCGGACCTGCCCGACCGCTGCCATTCGCCCGTGGTCGTCCTGGATCTCGACCCGCCAGAGCTGCTGGGAACGCCCGCGATGGACAGGTGTCCCGGTCGCCGTAAGAGTGCCCTCCGTGACCGCGCGCAGGAAGTCGGTCGAGTTGTTGACGCCAACGACCTTGCCTTCGCCGCCAAGCCACACCGCTCCGGCGATACTGGCGACCTCTTCCGCGATCGCGCAATACACGCCGCCGTGGACGATTCCGTAGGGTTGGTGAAGATGCGGGCCCACCGGTACCGTGACAACCACCTTGTCGGGTGTCACCTCGGTGTATTCCATCCCGATACCGCCTCCGAAACCGGTCCCGGAATGGGCCCGGATCAGGTCGATGAATTCACTGCGATCCGCGTCGGACATCCGACCCCTTTCCCCGGCCCGGCGTATCCGGGCTTTCGGGAGGGAACGTTACCCTCGAGCGCGGAAACCCTCCGCAGGCCCGACGGCAGTCAGCGCACGGAGCGCCGGCCTCGGTCCCGCACCGGGATCGGGCCAGCACCAGGGGTTCGCGGGAGTCGGCTGCGTTTGCGGACCGCCAGCCCCGAGTCGTGCAGTGCCTGAAGGACCATCTGCCCTCGTCGGTCCCCGACCTCTTGGCTGGTGCCGGCGAAAGTGGGGACAATCGTCGCAGCGCCCAGGACGCACTCGCCTGCCATCGACCACAGCGTCTCCACACTGCAATTGCTCACCTCTGACAGCCCGTCGAACACTGTCGTGAGAGTTGAGCGGGACCGGCAGGCGAGCCATTGCGCCAACGCCTGCTCACAGGGCAGGATCACGGTGTCAGGAGAACCCGCAACCGGGTCGTCGGGCAGCACCCTCAGAGTGGTGTCACGGACACCTGCCCAGTCGAGTCCACCCTCGATGTCGGTCCTCACCGCCAAGTTCTCGGCCCCGGTGTCCCACACTCTGCCGATCGTGACGAAGCTGGCTACAGCCCTGCCGAGGACGCCGTGGGTGAAGGCCTCGGCGACCAGGTAGGTCGAAAAACGGATGTCGCCGGAATCCTCGAAGTGGTTCCTAAACATAAGCTCGACCCGCCCACCGTCGACGGCTCGCTCGAGCGGCACCCACCGCCGGCGCGACTGCCTCTTCAGATCGGCGATCGAGTAAAACTTCGGATAGCCGGCACGGAAGCCGCCGAGCACCTCGACCGTGTCGTCGAAAACAGTGCGTGTCCCCGTCAGCTGTGTAGGCAGCGTTGAGCCGGTCATGTTTGGTCTTCCCCCTAGTCGATTCCCCATACGTGGCCGGTCCGTCCTGAAAATGTTGCCCCAGTACCGCGGTCCGACCCCCCGAATCGCAGTGGCCCAGGTCATCCGGCCGGTATTAAGTGTTACAACACAACCCGGTCTGTAACCAAGAAAACTCGACAGATTCTGACAAACGGTGCACTCAGTGCACGGGTGACCCGTCAGCAAACTCACAGGATTCGTTCAGGGGATCGCCGGGTGCGAAATCCCATCACCGCAGGTCCGACCATCCTGGAGGCGTCGACTACGCTGAACCCATGAGTATTGAACGCGAAGGCGCGACGTCCACCTCGGTCTCCACCGGAAGCGCCGACATCGGGGTGACCGGTCTCGCCGTCATGGGCTCGAACATCGCCCGCAACTTCGCCCGCCGCGGCTACACCGTCGCCGTACACAACCGCTCCGCCGGCAAGACGGACGCCCTGCTCGGCGAACACGGCACCGATGGCAACTTCGTTCGCGCCGAAACGATCCAAGAATTCGCGTCCGCGCTTAAGACGCCTCGGCGCGCCCTCGTCATGGTGCAGGCAGGAGCGCCCACCGACGCCGTGATCGAGGCCCTCGCTGACGCTTTCGATGAGGGCGACATCATCATCGACGGCGGCAATTCCCTCTTCACTGACACCATCAGACGCGAGAAGGCCATGGCCGCGCGCGGGATCCGATTCATCGGCGCGGGGATCTCCGGCGGCGAGGAGGGGGCGCTGGAGGGGCCATCCATCATGCCGGGGGGACCGGCGTCCAGCTACGAGGTTGTCGGACCGATGCTTGAGGACATCTCGGCGAAAGTCGACGGGGTGCCCTGCTGCACGCATATCGGCGATGACGGTTCCGGCCACTTCGTCAAGATGGTCCACAACGGCATCGAGTACTCGGATATGCAGCTGATCGGCGAGGCATACCACCTCCTCCGCGGCGTCGCCGGGATCGAGCCCGCGGCCATGGCCGAGGTTTTCAAGGAGTGGAACACCGGCGAACTGGACTCGTACCTGGTGGAGATCACGGCGGAGGTGCTCTCGCAGGTCGACGCCGAGACCGGCTCGCCACTTGTCGACGTGATCGTCGACCGCGCCGGACAGAAGGGCACCGGACGGTGGACCGTAAAGTCCGCCCTCGACCTCGGGGTACCCGTCACCGGGATCGCCGAGGCTGTCTTCGCACGCGCACTGTCCAGTTCGATCCCCCAGCGAGATGCGGGACGGGAACTGCCGTCCGGTGCGCTGTCCACACCGTCCGAGCTCGGGTCGGAGTTCGTCGAGGATGTCCGCCGCGCGCTCTACGCGTCCAAGGTCATCGCCTATGCCCAGGGATTCGACCAGATCACGGCCGCCAGCGCCGAGTACGGGTGGGACGTCGCCCGTGGAGATCTCGCGACCATCTGGCGTGGGGGGTGCATCATCCGGGCAACCTTCCTCGACCGCATCCGTGAGGCGTACGCCGCCGACCCGGACCTCCCGACCCTCCTGGCTGCGCCGTACTTCGCCGAGGCCCTGTCCGACTGCGTGGACAGCTGGCGCCGGGTCGTGACGACCGCAGTCACCGCCGGGATCCCTGCACCGGGGTTCTCTGCCGCGTTGGCGTACTACGACGGTCTCCGGACCGAGCGCCTGCCGGCCGCACTCATCCAGGGGCAGCGTGACTTCTTCGGTGCGCACACCTACCAGCGGACCGACCGCGAAGGCAGCTACCACACCCTGTGGAGCGGCGACCGTTCGGAGGTGCGGATCTGACCGGCCCGCGGCCCGGTGAATTGGGCCGCCTCCTGGACGAGCTCGGGGTGGCGGTCCCGATCCGACATGCCGTCACAGCTCTCGTTACCGGCACGCCTACCCCGATCCAGGCTGCAGCCCTCGCCGACGCAGTTGGCGGCGAGGATCTCCTGGCGGTCGCCCCCACCGGCTCGGGCAAGACTCTCGTGTTCGCCGTCGCGGTCGCGCATCGCCTGGCCGGTTCACCGAGTCTGACCGGCCGACCC contains the following coding sequences:
- a CDS encoding DUF309 domain-containing protein; amino-acid sequence: MQSSEGRQRDRDADGRARNSRPRDKLGRPLPPGSIGVERIPEDLELTPDDSLAWAQDLLNRGLAFNAHEVLEGAWKSCPDAERTLWQGLAQLAVGITHVQRGNIKGALTLLERAAERIKINSPPAPYGIDTRGLTSYAEQLAAELRRGGVPTPDRLMPRLTVQITD
- a CDS encoding thioesterase family protein, producing the protein MAYFERLGPGSFRPTKHVSGAWDESMQHIGPALGLLVHEVERDLAARRDDPMIISRLSYEILGVVPMDAVDVEIEVIRPGRTIELVEANYGHCDRDGIRLRAWLQQPRDTTEVAGHGFDPIPAPDEMQPWDPTTLWGGGYLASAEVKRIFDGPGRARYWVRTDVPLLAGEEISTLARVAGLFDIANGMAVRADPKMVRYPNIDLGAHLVRVPVGEWIGFDTRVTFGSGGLGLTASVIHDQNGPLGTVSQSLTVRP
- a CDS encoding MaoC family dehydratase, whose translation is MQDETFDEFTAPLDDRYLEDYTEGARYRFGEESVDVDEIIEFARRYDPQSIHTDPDAAAAGPFGGLIASGWQTAALMMRLFADNYLTSVASLASPGIDELRWVRPLRPGDRLILLCETTGVRRSRTKPDRGVLTTDVTLINQDGDPILTATAMNMVACRD
- a CDS encoding nitroreductase family deazaflavin-dependent oxidoreductase — encoded protein: MGNLLTPIAVWFGRQDATKDNSHLVVTLDRRLNRISRGRVPLLRLAGLPTLTLHVPGRKSGALRSTPLLCASWGNGLIIVGSNWGGQKTPVWVHNLRFAGDGEVAISVYGTRMAVDVRELDVDERRDAWSVAVRVWPNYEIYAQRTTRELPVFHLTPRL
- a CDS encoding class I SAM-dependent methyltransferase yields the protein MVRVEPQTVDLERWPALAPPPGSGGQTSGLIAQALRRSARELGVRIDYPDSSAAGEYDAPVRVVLREPDHFWARLADAGVVGLGESFMAGDWATSDLCAAVAALAPWVATNADCAHPGERAYGRDGRGTASGGRRRRGSANVELGDSIPGALTSLYTDETMSTSGAVFASGARTRVRLDDGTDVVHLEAPAALPRRSDLGDAQRRSADSLLTLSGVGAGARALVATPGWGELPMRAAERGAHVRTMTWSTERLAALGSRFTAAGLDEDISLFLGAPSDITGAVDAVVAVDPGVTAGDAGHAEVIATADRVLGPGGRLGVHTTVSPGRPTPAVMELAAWGSRYVSDAGPPVPWSELVEMIDRAPRLTFRGRVEMTAHHAETVRLWSETFAHRGRDAAALGFDAVYRRMWAFHLAAVEAGLRSGWVESVQLLATAGEPVGRREDWSTT
- a CDS encoding NAD(P)/FAD-dependent oxidoreductase; protein product: MTEPATDQVTASTPAGRRHRVVIIGSGFGGLFAAQQLAKSDVDVTLVARTGHHLFQPLLYQVATGILSVGEIAPPTRLILRDQKNATVVLGDVDTIDVAGKKIHASAGHIDFELEYDSMIVAAGANQSYFGNDHFEQWAPGMKTVDDALELRSRILGCFEQAEVIDDEEERRRLLTFIIVGAGPTGVEMAGQVAELAQHTLKDSFRRIDPASARVILLDAAPAVLPPFGNNLGNAARARLEKMGVEIQLNAMVTNVDYQGIEVKDPDGSVRRIDASCKIWSAGVKASPLGKQLADQTDAQIDRAGRVLVNKDLSLPGHPEIFVVGDMMSLDNLPGVAQVAIQGGKYAAKQIMAEVEKGRTPAERRPFKYFDKGSMATVSRYSAVVKMGPIEISGFIAWVMWLVVHLAYLIGFKNRITTMFSWGMHMGGDHRSQLTSTKQWVYARQAIERVAADEAAALRSAEQSRVEARESSSATAT
- a CDS encoding PaaI family thioesterase — protein: MSDADRSEFIDLIRAHSGTGFGGGIGMEYTEVTPDKVVVTVPVGPHLHQPYGIVHGGVYCAIAEEVASIAGAVWLGGEGKVVGVNNSTDFLRAVTEGTLTATGTPVHRGRSQQLWRVEIQDDHGRMAAVGQVRLANLQ
- the gndA gene encoding NADP-dependent phosphogluconate dehydrogenase, which translates into the protein MSIEREGATSTSVSTGSADIGVTGLAVMGSNIARNFARRGYTVAVHNRSAGKTDALLGEHGTDGNFVRAETIQEFASALKTPRRALVMVQAGAPTDAVIEALADAFDEGDIIIDGGNSLFTDTIRREKAMAARGIRFIGAGISGGEEGALEGPSIMPGGPASSYEVVGPMLEDISAKVDGVPCCTHIGDDGSGHFVKMVHNGIEYSDMQLIGEAYHLLRGVAGIEPAAMAEVFKEWNTGELDSYLVEITAEVLSQVDAETGSPLVDVIVDRAGQKGTGRWTVKSALDLGVPVTGIAEAVFARALSSSIPQRDAGRELPSGALSTPSELGSEFVEDVRRALYASKVIAYAQGFDQITAASAEYGWDVARGDLATIWRGGCIIRATFLDRIREAYAADPDLPTLLAAPYFAEALSDCVDSWRRVVTTAVTAGIPAPGFSAALAYYDGLRTERLPAALIQGQRDFFGAHTYQRTDREGSYHTLWSGDRSEVRI